In Methanobacterium aggregans, the genomic stretch TGATATTCCCTAATAAATAATTCAAAAAATTTTCAATATTTTCATGAAATACTTAAGATCAAGCAATTAAATATAAAACAATTGATTATACGCCTTTAAAAAGCTTTTTAAGTATTTAGTAACGATTTTTTATTTTTATAATTCATATTTGAAGAAGTGATTGGGGTTATGTATTTCTTAACTTTAACCTTTTTGCAGGATTTTGACAAATGCATCTAAAAGGCTTTAAAAACTCAAAGAAAGCCCATACTTATTATAAATTCAATATATCCTATTAATTTTACTTTTATTAAGGGATCAATGACTGAATTCTTTGAATTTTAATACATATCTAATTACTTGTTAAAAAAATTGAAAATATTTATTTTGGGCTTTTTTACACTGAAAAACCTAATAGGTATCATTCTATGATTTTACAGTTCAAAGTCGAGAAGGTAGGTCCTCTAACGTCTATAACCTTATTTTTGCCGGTTATGTAGTTGAGTGCAACCTCATCAAGTCTTAAATTTATATCGGAGATGGATCTTGATATGGTGGTTCTCAGACTCACTTCTTCAGCCCCGCTCACAACCATCTCCTCAATTTTATAAGCTGCATTGGCTGCAAGTCCATTGATGTAGCGTATATTTGTGTTGACTCCATTTTCCACAGCTTTGAGTGCAGCTTCATCCTGAACATCTCCACCTTCAGGAACACCAATGATGTTGCCGTCTTGGATATGTATGGAGTTCATTGATGCAGGTCCAAGAAGCTTCGTGCCAGATTCAGGTTCCACAGCCACAACCTCTATATCTTTGCCCAGGAATTCTCCCTTGAATACTGTGAATTCACATGGGGAGTCTGCATCACCGTTTTCAGTCCAGGTTTCCAGGATACTGTTCATGAGGGCCCTGCCATCCGTTGTTGCAGGGTAGTAGTTTATCCTGAGCATGGTTGCAAGTTCCCTGTCTGTGAAACTCCAGCTTCCATAGGTCTGGGGATAAACCATCTCACGTACATCAGCCTGGTTGTGGAGTATCATGGCTATTCTCTCAGCCCCAACCCCCAGGTTCATAACGTCCTTGTCTATCCCGTACTTGGCAAGGGCTATGGGTGAGTACATTCCAAAGGTTGCAACTTCAACCCACTCCCTGAGCTTGGGATGGTAACCGTAAACCTCTGTCTGTGTGCCGGGTACGTAGTACTTGGATTTCTTTTCATCTGGCTGGAAACGGAACTTCTCAAATCCAAAGTGTTCCAGAAGACTCTCAGAAACAGCCATACCAACATCAAGGGAAACTTCATCATCCATCCAGACACATGAAGCTGAATGGTAGGTCATGAGGTGGCTTGAATCCTCACGCTGCTCCCTCCTGAAACACCTGTCTATGGAGAAGAGTTTCAGTGGCAGTTTGGTTTTATCGTGTATGGAGCTCAAGGTTACGAACCATCCTGATGTCATGTGGGAGCGCAGTGTTGTCTGATTTGCAACTGGTGTCAGTTCCCTGAGCTCTGGAAAAACCCTTTCAAGAACCCTGAGTCCAAGATCGTTTTCAACGTCAAGGGCAGATGAAACCTCCAGTACAAGGTCGTCACCACTGGTATCTCCCTTCTTGTACCCTCTGAAAACATCTTTAAGTCCCTGAACCTTTTCCTCAGTGAGTTTAACTCCAAGACCCTCGATCCGTTCAATCTTATCCATCCCAATACCTATATCTGGCCTTGGAAGTCCTGCAAGGTAAAAACAGCGGTCAAGAACTGCCGGTGCCTCTGGTCCGAACTGTTTGTAGATCTGTTCCTCGTCTATAAAAACAGGGTTTACTGTTTCATCGAATCCAAGCTTCATGTAGGCCTGACGGAGCTCTGCTATGGTATCGTAGAGCATATGACTTTTGCCTGTTTTGAAGTGCAGTCTTGGATACTCCTGGTCATGATGGGGTTTTTTGAGAGTTTTAGCAGTTTCAATCCATGCCTTTTCAAAATCTCTCTTTGCAAGTCTTACTATTTCCTTTCTTTTCAAATTATGCCCCCGTTAATTGTGATATGCTTTGATAATAGTTTTAATCGTTATACAACTATTTTTTTGTTATGATCCTTTTTATATTTATTTTATAACGGATGTGATATGGAAGTTGGGATCTTCGATCCTATCGGAACCTTCTCAGACCATCGTTAACATTCCATGTTATTCAATCCCATCA encodes the following:
- the sepS gene encoding O-phosphoserine--tRNA ligase — encoded protein: MKRKEIVRLAKRDFEKAWIETAKTLKKPHHDQEYPRLHFKTGKSHMLYDTIAELRQAYMKLGFDETVNPVFIDEEQIYKQFGPEAPAVLDRCFYLAGLPRPDIGIGMDKIERIEGLGVKLTEEKVQGLKDVFRGYKKGDTSGDDLVLEVSSALDVENDLGLRVLERVFPELRELTPVANQTTLRSHMTSGWFVTLSSIHDKTKLPLKLFSIDRCFRREQREDSSHLMTYHSASCVWMDDEVSLDVGMAVSESLLEHFGFEKFRFQPDEKKSKYYVPGTQTEVYGYHPKLREWVEVATFGMYSPIALAKYGIDKDVMNLGVGAERIAMILHNQADVREMVYPQTYGSWSFTDRELATMLRINYYPATTDGRALMNSILETWTENGDADSPCEFTVFKGEFLGKDIEVVAVEPESGTKLLGPASMNSIHIQDGNIIGVPEGGDVQDEAALKAVENGVNTNIRYINGLAANAAYKIEEMVVSGAEEVSLRTTISRSISDINLRLDEVALNYITGKNKVIDVRGPTFSTLNCKIIE